The Microcoleus sp. bin38.metabat.b11b12b14.051 genome includes a window with the following:
- a CDS encoding DNA cytosine methyltransferase → MGLDIISLFSGCGGLDLGFRLAGFNPVWANEYDKSIWDTYQFNHPDTILNKRDIIKINSDEIPDCVGIIGGPPCQSWSAAGAKRGIDDSRGQLFWEYIRIVRDKQPLFFLAENVSGILAPRNKDAFTYILSQFEEIGYRVSFQLVNAKNFGVPQDRQRVIVVGYRQNLGFDFEFPEPGTEVLTLQDAILDLQDIAPIAVKGKVDNYHNSVANHECADLGFSSIYMSRNRVRSWCEPSFTIQASGRHAPLHPQASKMILVGKDKRIFDPNSPQPYRRLSVRECARVQTFPDDFIFKYKYIADGYKMVGNAVPVNLARMLAKKIYADILCRGGAPCPPQPFRNSLQSPQLQEFYQNESVLPDFC, encoded by the coding sequence CCGGTTTGGGCGAATGAATACGATAAGTCTATTTGGGATACTTATCAATTTAACCATCCTGACACTATTTTAAATAAAAGAGATATCATAAAAATTAATTCTGATGAAATTCCTGACTGTGTTGGGATTATTGGCGGGCCTCCGTGTCAAAGTTGGAGTGCGGCGGGCGCAAAACGCGGGATTGATGATTCTCGGGGTCAGCTTTTTTGGGAGTATATCAGAATTGTACGGGACAAGCAGCCTTTGTTCTTTTTGGCTGAGAATGTTAGCGGTATTTTGGCTCCTAGAAATAAGGATGCTTTCACTTATATATTATCGCAGTTTGAGGAAATTGGGTATCGGGTTTCGTTTCAGTTGGTGAATGCTAAAAATTTTGGTGTACCGCAAGATAGGCAAAGGGTGATTGTTGTCGGTTATCGGCAGAATCTGGGTTTTGATTTTGAGTTTCCCGAACCTGGAACCGAGGTTTTGACACTGCAAGATGCGATTTTGGATTTGCAGGATATCGCCCCTATTGCCGTTAAAGGTAAAGTAGATAATTATCACAATTCTGTCGCGAATCACGAATGTGCAGATTTGGGTTTTTCGAGCATTTATATGTCGCGAAATCGAGTTAGAAGTTGGTGTGAACCTTCGTTTACAATTCAGGCAAGTGGCAGACACGCACCTCTGCACCCTCAAGCTAGTAAAATGATTTTAGTTGGCAAAGACAAGCGAATTTTCGATCCGAATTCGCCTCAGCCTTACCGTCGGCTTTCTGTGCGAGAATGTGCGAGAGTTCAGACTTTCCCGGATGATTTTATTTTCAAGTACAAGTATATTGCTGACGGCTACAAAATGGTCGGTAATGCCGTACCTGTTAATTTGGCTAGAATGTTGGCGAAAAAGATTTATGCGGATATTTTGTGTAGGGGCGGTGCCCCGTGCCCGCCCCAGCCTTTTAGGAACAGCCTTCAATCGCCTCAACTTCAGGAATTTTACCAGAACGAAAGCGTTCTACCCGATTTTTGCTAG
- a CDS encoding lysozyme inhibitor LprI family protein, giving the protein MPKLNSFTKLFTLFIATAVIISTWATSVNAQRQPNCNNPHQNNLEIKECIRLRYEAADRRLNEVYQQLISKLSREERSLLSEAQKGWIQLKENNCHFEVYGSRMGTGYRGFLNECRERMTKQRTGELEKYLQR; this is encoded by the coding sequence ATGCCAAAGTTAAACAGTTTCACCAAATTATTCACCTTATTCATCGCCACAGCAGTCATTATTTCTACCTGGGCAACATCAGTCAATGCTCAACGACAGCCTAATTGTAACAATCCTCATCAAAATAACCTAGAGATTAAGGAGTGCATAAGGTTAAGGTATGAAGCAGCCGATCGACGGCTAAATGAGGTTTACCAACAACTAATTTCCAAATTGAGTCGCGAAGAGCGATCGCTACTTTCCGAAGCACAAAAAGGATGGATTCAGTTGAAAGAAAATAACTGCCATTTTGAAGTTTATGGAAGTCGCATGGGCACGGGTTATCGAGGTTTTCTTAATGAATGCAGGGAACGCATGACCAAACAGCGTACTGGTGAATTAGAAAAATATTTACAAAGATAA
- a CDS encoding lysozyme inhibitor LprI family protein — translation MKTQLIFNVAVSLAAFAIASASVFAQESSQKLTKCVSFGGNGFSPIYTDKTLKQAFFSMTYQDTAFVDKQEGNLLFVSQYEGVNFIVDGSRGRNQSPPGTSNPRRGWVRARGLEDLSEYKCRSLWELATVPEPAVCQNLKTQADISNCAAATYKQADRRLNEVYKQVISKLNRRDRETLIDEQLAWIQRRDPTCKNKVLSTNRIDERGSLYPTYLNSCLETLTQQRTAELEKYLQN, via the coding sequence ATGAAAACACAATTAATTTTTAATGTAGCGGTTAGTTTAGCAGCTTTTGCTATTGCTTCAGCCTCAGTCTTTGCCCAGGAGAGTTCGCAAAAGCTAACTAAATGTGTGAGTTTTGGTGGCAATGGTTTTTCCCCCATTTACACCGACAAAACATTAAAGCAAGCATTTTTTTCGATGACCTATCAAGATACAGCTTTTGTCGATAAACAAGAAGGAAATTTGCTATTTGTTTCTCAATATGAAGGAGTTAATTTTATAGTTGATGGCAGTCGCGGTCGCAATCAGTCCCCACCAGGCACATCAAATCCCAGACGAGGCTGGGTACGAGCAAGAGGGCTAGAAGACTTATCAGAATACAAATGCCGTAGCCTCTGGGAACTTGCTACCGTTCCCGAACCCGCTGTTTGCCAAAATCTTAAAACTCAAGCTGATATCAGCAATTGTGCTGCTGCTACTTATAAACAAGCAGATCGCCGGCTCAATGAAGTCTACAAGCAAGTAATATCAAAACTCAACCGTCGCGATCGAGAAACACTAATCGACGAACAACTAGCATGGATTCAGCGGCGCGATCCAACTTGTAAAAACAAAGTTCTCTCAACAAATAGGATAGATGAAAGAGGTAGTCTTTATCCAACTTATCTCAATAGCTGTTTGGAAACACTTACCCAACAACGTACAGCAGAACTAGAGAAATACTTACAAAACTAA